One Panicum virgatum strain AP13 chromosome 3N, P.virgatum_v5, whole genome shotgun sequence DNA segment encodes these proteins:
- the LOC120664847 gene encoding ER lumen protein-retaining receptor A-like has product MNAFRFLGDMTHLFSVLVLLLKIYATKSCSGVSRKTQELYMLVFVARYLDLFTDYISLYNSVMKVVFITSSAAIVWCMRRHPQVRRTYDKEQDTFRHVVLVAAAFLLALVFNERFTFREICWAFSIYLEAVAILPQLVLLQRSRNVDNLTGQYVFFLGAYRALYILNWIYRYFTEGHHSRWIPWLAGLVQTALYADFFYYYFLSWKNNVKLELPA; this is encoded by the exons atgaACGCCTTCAGGTTCCTCGGGGACATGACCCACCTCTTCtccgtcctcgtcctcctcctcaagATCTACGCCACCAAGTCCTGCTCAG GGGTGTCGAGGAAGACGCAAGAGCTGTACATGTTGGTGTTCGTCGCGAGGTACCTGGACCTCTTCACGGACTACATCTCGCTCTACAACTCCGTGATGAAGGTGGTGTTCATCACCAGCTCGGCGGCGATCGTATGGTGCATGCGCCGCCACCCGCAGGTGCGCCGAACGTACGACAAAGAGCAGGACACCTTCCGCCATGTggtgctcgtcgccgccgcatTCCTGCTCGCGCTGGTATTCAATGAGCGGTTCACCTTCCGGGAG ATATGCTGGGCATTTTCAATCTATTTGGAAGCAGTGGCAATTCTCCCACAGTTAGTGTTGCTCCAGAGAAGCAGAAATGTGGATAACTTGACTGGGCAATATGTTTTCTTCCTTGG GGCCTACCGTGCGCTCTACATTCTAAACTGGATTTACCGTTATTTCACGGAGGGTCATCACAGCAGATGGATCC CTTGGCTTGCTGGTTTGGTGCAAACAGCTCTGTATGCAGATTTCTTTTACTACTATTTCTTAAG TTGGAAGAACAACGTGAAGCTCGAGTTGCCTGCTTGA
- the LOC120664845 gene encoding ubiquitin domain-containing protein 2-like, whose protein sequence is MGCAGSTPKVDENSKKLKKPKAWKHTQPITSAQLKQMRDEFWDTAPHYGGQKEIWDALKVAAESDLALAQTIVDSAGIIVSNPDMTLCYDERGAKYELPKYVLSEPTNLIRDG, encoded by the exons ATGGGCTGCGCTGGATCCACTCCCAAAGTCGATG AGAACAGTAAGAAGCTGAAAAAGCCTAAGGCTTGGAAGCACACTCAACCAATTACatcagcacaactcaaacagATGCGTGATGAATTCTGGGATACGGCTCCGCATTATGGTGGCCAAAAAG AGATATGGGATGCTCTTAAAGTTGCTGCAGAATCTGATTTAGCCCTTGCCCAAACCATAGTGGACAGTGCTGGGATCATCGTTTCGAACCCTGACATGACACTTTGCTACGACGAGAGAG GTGCCAAGTATGAACTGCCGAAATATGTTTTGAGCGAACCAACTAATTTGATCCGCGACGGTTGA
- the LOC120664844 gene encoding protein STICHEL-like 4, whose protein sequence is MPAPAPPDRAAAGSGGGEGGGDHLRGHAHLTSCIHLRHHHAHGASGRRRSPTGSSASASAALMRDLLALQRSRSLRDPCTRRSVDSASNNNNNRRVAAEPDPDAADHSRRGALKTLLDQLAENPHPKPARRPRRRFRRWAGRRAAPAAAAGALDRPAAAPRVPANSSSQEAVCGNRYLFGAGGADGDGGGDELMQQQVSQESRNVCGIPWNWSRIHHRGKSILDMAGRSLSCGLSDPKSASAARRSEAATSAASCGNMNGSRSHPHFPVTARLTSSTSSDSDSLPLLVDGVRNGVGGISSSFSGELGIFSKSSELDSDLASEARSGQRSRGSHRARQRSLTQKYAPRTFKDVVGQSLVVQALSNAILKKKIGLVYVFYGPHGTGKTSCARVFAKALNCHSSEHPRPCDSCASCIAHNLGKSRSLLEIGPVGNIDLDSIVDILDNVMLSPMPSQHRVFIIDDCNTLPPDTWSVISKVVERAPRRVVFILISPNLDLPHIIVSRCQKFFFPKLKECDIINTLQWISTSEGLDVDRDALKLIASRSDGSLRDAEMTLDQLSLLGQRISMSLVQELVGLVSDEKLADLLDLALSADTVNTVKTLRDITETGVEPLALMSQLATIITDILAGTYTFTRERVRRKFFKRPTLSKDDMEKLRQALKTLSEAEKQLRVSNDKMTWLTAALLQLAPDKQYILPSSSPSTSLNQGLLTRPEGDIARNSAMDHSEIYAGTHGLPRASDLGNQQYRDVNLVAGSSNNMASNYHAGRRPREHTPESHVLSTGATRVNGGSRYSKTDSEMIWQAVLDNVQSDSLRKLLAREGRLISVSLGTAPTVQLIFSSRVNKSKAEKYRGQILQAFESVLSSAIILEIRYESKDDLIAGHAPVISLYPEDGSNMVLKRSFTKHSSISSGGENLIRGLQKGNVVQGGSSNQTRWMQSDPHILTEGEIIEVGSQMDRWAEPDNGIVMSIERQEGAWGECLSSQNQVPQGGKNVNNEHGRQKNIVRGKVSLAHVINQAEACSQQSGWSRHKAISLAEKLEQDNLRLEPRSSLLCWKASSTSRRKLSALKIRTRRSRALSRIAFCGRCISVRSPR, encoded by the exons atgccggcgccggcaccgcccgaccgggcggcggcggggagcggcggcggcgaaggaggaggagaCCACCTCCGCGGCCACGCGCACCTGACCAGCTGCATCCACCTGCGCCACCACCACGCGCACGGCGCGTCCGGGCGGAGGCGCAGCCCGACGGGGTCCtccgcgtcggcgtcggccgcgCTGATGCGGGACCTCCTGGCCCTGCAGCGGTCGCGCTCGCTGCGGGACCCCTGCACCCGCCGCTCCGTCGACTCCGcgtccaacaacaacaacaacaggagGGTCGCCGCCGAACCCGACCCCGACGCCGCCGACCACTCCCGCCGCGGAGCGCTCAAGACGCTCCTCGACCAGCTCGCGGAGAACCCGCACCCCAAGCCcgcccgccggccccgccgccgcttcaggcgctgggccggccggcgcgccgcgcccgcggccgccgccggcgctctggACCGCCCCGCCGCTGCGCCGCGCGTCCCCGCCAACTCCAGCTCCCAGGAGGCCGTCTGCGGCAACAGGTACCTCTTCGGCGCCGGCGGagcggacggcgacggcggcggcgacgagctcATGCAGCAGCAGGTGTCGCAGGAATCGCGCAACGTGTGCGGCATCCCGTGGAACTGGTCGCGCATCCACCACCGCGGCAAGTCCATCCTCGACATGGCCGGCCGCAGCCTCTCGTGCGGCCTCTCCGACCCCaagtcggcgtcggcggcgcggaggtccgaagccgccacCTCCGCGGCCTCGTGCGGTAATATGAACGGGTCGCGTTCACACCCCCATTTCCCGGTTACCGCGAGACTGACTTCCTCGACGAGTTCAGATTCGGACTCTCTGCCCCTGCTCGTCGACGGCGTGCGCAACGGCGTTGGTGGCATTTCTAGTAGCTTCTCTGGGGAGCTCGGGATCTTCTCCAAGAGTAGCGAGCTGGATTCTGACCTTGCGTCCGAGGCACGGTCAGGGCAGAGGTCACGGGGCTCGCACCGTGCTCGGCAGCGGAGCTTGACACAGAAGTATGCTCCAAGGACTTTCAAGGACGTCGTTGGGCAGAGCTTGGTGGTGCAGGCGCTGTCCAATGCCATTCTGAAGAAAAAGATTGGACTGGTGTATGTCTTCTACGGACCACATGGCACAGGCAAGACCTCGTGTGCCAGGGTATTCGCAAAGGCCTTGAATTGCCATTCTTCTGAGCACCCGAGGCCCTGTGACTCATGTGCCTCTTGTATTGCACACAATCTGGGCAAGAGCAGAAGTTTGTTGGAGATTGGACCTGTGGGTAACATTGATCTGGATAGCATTGTGGATATCCTTGATAATGTGATGCTTTCGCCCATGCCATCCCAGCACAGGGTGTTTATAATTGATGATTGCAACACATTGCCGCCTGATACATGGAGTGTCATATCCAAGGTCGTCGAACGTGCCCCTCGGCGTGTAGTTTTTATTCTCATCAGCCCCAATCTCGATCTCCCTCATATAATTGTGTCAAGGTGCCAAAAGTTCTTTTTCCCCAAGTTGAAGGAGTGCGACATTATCAACACTTTGCAGTGGATTTCTACTAGTGAAGGTCTGGATGTTGATAGAGATGCATTGAAACTTATCGCTTCCCGGTCAGATGGGTCACTGAGGGATGCAGAGATGACTCtggatcagttgagtttgcttGGACAGAGAATTTCGATGTCACTTGTTCAAGAACTT GTTGGCTTGGTTTCTGATGAGAAGTTGGCTGACTTGCTTGATTTAGCATTATCTGCTGACACAGTGAACACAGTGAAAACCTTGCGAGATATCACTGAAACAGGTGTTGAGCCATTGGCCCTGATGTCTCAACTTGCTACAATAATCACTGACATCCTTGCTGGCACCTACACATTCACTCGAGAAAGAGTGCGAAGAAAATTCTTCAAACGTCCAACCT TATCAAAGGATGATATGGAAAAGCTACGCCAGGCCTTGAAAACACTCTCTGAAGCAGAAAAACAGTTGAGGGTCTCTAATGACAAGATGACCTGGCTTACAGCTGCTCTGCTTCAGCTTGCTCCTGATAAACAGTATATATTGCCAAGTTCATCCCCAAGTACAAGTCTTAATCAGGGGCTGCTTACCCGCCCAGAGGGAGACATAGCAAGAAACTCTGCTATGGATCATAGTGAGATATATGCTGGTACCCATGGCTTACCAAGAGCATCTGATCTTGGAAATCAACAGTATAGAGATGTTAATCTAGTGGCTGGTTCCAGCAACAATATGGCAAGCAATTACCATGCTGGAAGGAGACCTAGGGAACATACTCCAGAGAGCCATGTGTTGTCAACGGGAGCTACTAGAGTGAATGGAGGATCTAGGTACAGCAAAACTGACAGTGAAATGATTTGGCAGGCTGTGCTAGATAATGTTCAGTCAGACTCATTAAGAAAATTGCTGGCTAGAGAGGGTCGACTGATTTCCGTCAGCCTAGGCACAG CTCCAACTGTCCAATTAATATTCAGCTCTCGTGTAAATAAGTCCAAAGCCGAGAAGTATAGGGGCCAGATTCTTCAGGCATTTGAATCTGTTCTTTCTTCTGCTATAATTCTTGAAATCCGATATGAATCAAAGGATGATCTGATAGCAGGTCATGCTCCAGTTATTTCTCTCTACCCTGAGGATGGCTCAAATATGGTATTGAAGAGGTCTTTCACTAAACATAGTTCAATTTCTTCTGGAGGTGAGAATTTAATTAGGGGGCTTCAAAAAGGCAATGTGGTCCAGGGCGGTAGCTCAAATCAGACACGCTGGATGCAATCGGATCCACACATATTGACTGAAGGCGAAATTATTGAAGTTGGATCTCAAATGGATCGGTGGGCTGAACCAGATAACGGCATTGTTATGTCAATCGAAAGACAAGAGGGCGCCTGGGGAGAATGTTTGTCTTCACAGAACCAAGTTCCTCAAGGAGGAAAAAATGTGAATAATGAACATGGTCGGCAAAAGAACATTGTAAGAGGCAAGGTATCCCTTGCTCATGTTATTAACCAGGCAGAAGCTTGTTCTCAACAAAGTGGCTGGTCTAGACACAAAGCTATATCGCTTGCAGAAAAGCTAGAACAAGATAATTT